Proteins from one Acropora muricata isolate sample 2 chromosome 9, ASM3666990v1, whole genome shotgun sequence genomic window:
- the LOC136927476 gene encoding nudC domain-containing protein 1-like gives MESLRPDRSLLNYKFEGYKLSGDTLDVCSTALLSAVNDLRLKDELLISFQHMRAFGNTNHLVLDSWIDGGKTEAVYYVDKNNELQKASFKEKEISRLETVFKIPSTENKREHLNPTLFFPSPSLACLSDGSSKLFLLCTGNRTKDTVQSDLWKVMSVYQLDEPSLILHAIENPKNGGSISCLLLSISENEASTSVKDAHFVHLELITFSKVKNSSGIDCFSCEVIQHFKGYSTPMYAAIEPSCTALLVASDKPFSLAKGNEELSSSFQGNYEEKPETGNEAPSSLSMPVYKWSQDSEDVTVKFQIPDGTRKADITCEIKADSLNVSVGQNVLLRGELFAKVNSKESTWTCDGSSVEVVLMKQTQEHHWSSVVRGDERGTYELVGEDAERVKEIHNRLEHLTSDKPVGDLRGNSVSFSDQQFEECDALPEDIKYIFRLDTETGEVTHKVCLATHQWIFNAVLNHHLPPAFCIRHDVDALLWQPKAQAKTEANDYWTHVGTFNALGYVQAAKQDRKFSTCAPNMSFATLCDCTRHVYVYQQPEKGVRHATQYVVTLGESENEILGLQASNDRVFVLTKQSLHVVNMK, from the exons ATGGAGTCTCTTCGACCAGATCGCAGCCTTCTAAATTATAAATTTGAAGGCTATAAATTATCAGGGGATACCCTAGATGTTTGTTCGACAGCCTTATTGTCTGCAGTCAATGATTTGAGGCTCAAAGACGaattattgatttcttttcagCACATGCGTGCATTTGGAAATACTAATCACCTCGTTTTGGATTCCTGGATTGACGGCGGGAAAACTGAAGCTGTGTACTATGTGGATAAAAATAACGAATTACAAAAAGCTTCTTTCAAA GAGAAGGAAATTTCACGCTTGGAGACTGTATTCAAAATACCATCTACAGAGAATAAAAGAGAACATTTAAATCCAACGTTGTTCTTTCCGTCACCATCTCTGGCTTGTCTCTCTGATGGGTCCAGCAAGCTGTTCTTGCTTTGCACTGGCAACCGTACAAAAGACACAGTGCAGAGTGATCTGTGGAAAGTCATGTCTGTTTATCAATTAGATGAACCGTCACTTATTCTTCATGCCATTGAAAACCCAAAAAATGGTGGATCAATCAGTTGCTTATTGTTGAGTATATCTGAGAATGAAGCATCCACTTCCGTCAAAGATGCTCATTTTGTTCATTTAGAGTTgattacattttcaaaagtgaaaaattctTCTGGGATTGATTGCTTTAGCTGTGAAGTAATACAACATTTCAAAGGATACAGTACACCGATGTATGCTGCTATTGAGCCTAGCTGCACTGCACTTCTTGTTGCTAGTGATAAACCGTTTTCACTTGCTAAAG GCAATGAGGAGCTGTCCTCATCATTTCAAGGGAATTATGAGGAAAAACCGGAGACAGGCAATGAAGCACCAAGCAGTTTGTCGATGCCAGTGTACAAGTGGTCACAGGATAGTGAAGATGTCACTGTGAAATTCCAAATTCCGGATGGCACAAGAAAAGCTGATATAACGTGTGAAATAAAAGCTGATTCTTTGAATGTTTCTGTGGGCCAAAATGTCTTGTTAAGGGGAGAACTGTTTGCAAAGGTCAACTCCAAAGAAAGTACTTGGACATGTGATGGAAGCAG CGTGGAAGTGGTGCTTATGAAACAGACCCAAGAGCATCACTGGAGCAGCGTTGTTAGAGGCGATGAAAGAGGGACATATGAACTGGTTGGAGAAGATGCAGAGAGGGTGAAAGAAATTCACAATAGGCTGGAGCATCTTACGTCTGACAAACCA GTTGGTGACCTCAGAGGAAATAGTGTATCGTTTTCTGACCAACAATTTGAAGAATGTGACGCTCTGCCAGAGGACATCAAGTATATTTTTAGACTAGACACTGAAACAGGGGAAGTCACTCATAAG GTGTGTCTAGCAACTCATCAGTGGATCTTCAATGCAGTTCTAAACCACCATCTTCCTCCAGCATTCTGTATACGCCATGATGTTGATGCTCTTCTCTGGCAGCCTAAGGCCCAAGCTAAAACCGAGGCTAATGATTATTGGACACACGTGGGCACTTTTAATGCACTTGGTTATGTTCAAGCAGCCAAACAAGATCGAAAGTTCTCTACTTGTGCACCAAACATGTCCTTTGCTACATTGTGTGATTGTACAAGGCATGTTTATGTTTACCAACAGCCTGAAAAAGGGGTTAGACATGCCACCCAATATGTTGTGACACTAGGTGAATCAGAAAATGAAATTCTGGGACTTCAGGCTTCAAATGACAGAGTGTTTGTCCTGACAAAACAAAGTTTGCATGTTGTA
- the LOC136927478 gene encoding tubulin beta-4B chain-like: MREIVHLQAGQCGNQIGAKFWEVISDEHGIDPTGTYHGDSDLQLERINVYYNEATGGKYVPRAVLVDLEPGTMDSVRSGPFGQIFRPDNFVFGQSGAGNNWAKGHYTEGAELVDSVLDVVRKEAEGCDCLQGFQLTHSLGGGTGSGMGTLLISKIREEYPDRIMNTFSVVPSPKVSDTVVEPYNATLSVHQLVENTDETYCIDNEALYDICFRTLKLTTPTYGDLNHLVSATMSGVTTCLRFPGQLNADLRKLAVNMVPFPRLHFFMPGFAPLTSRGSQQYRALTVPELTQQMFDAKNMMAACDPRHGRYLTVAAMFRGRMSMKEVDEQMLNVQNKNSSYFVEWIPNNVKTAVCDIPPRGLKMSSTFIGNSTAIQELFKRISEQFTAMFRRKAFLHWYTGEGMDEMEFTEAESNMNDLVSEYQQYQDATAEEEGEFDEEEEEEGEAA, translated from the exons ATGCGTGAAATCGTTCATCTTCAGGCTGGACAGTGCGGAAACCAGATTGGTGCTAAG TTTTGGGAAGTGATTTCTGATGAACATGGCATCGACCCAACTGGCACTTACCATGGAGATTCCGATCTACAGCTAGAAAGGATCAACGTTTACTACAATGAAGCGACAG gtggaaaatatgTTCCAAGAGCTGTCCTTGTCGATTTGGAGCCTGGAACTATGGATTCAGTCCGATCAGGTCCTTTTGGACAAATCTTCAGGCCTGATAACTTTGTTTTTG GTCAAAGCGGTGCTGGAAACAACTGGGCCAAAGGACACTACACAGAAGGGGCTGAACTCGTTGATTCAGTTCTTGATGTCGTTCGAAAAGAAGCTGAAGGCTGCGATTGTCTTCAAGGCTTTCAGCTCACGCACTCGTTGGGTGGTGGAACTGGCTCTGGTATGGGAACGCTTCTCATTTCCAAGATCCGAGAAGAATACCCCGACAGAATCATGAACACTTTCAGCGTTGTACCATCTCCTAAAGTATCAGACACCGTTGTGGAGCCTTACAACGCCACACTGTCCGTCCATCAGTTAGTTGAAAACACGGATGAAACATACTGCATTGATAATGAAGCTCTGTATGACATCTGCTTCAGAACTCTAAAGCTGACCACACCAACCTATGGCGACTTGAATCATCTTGTTTCGGCTACAATGAGCGGTGTGACCACTTGCCTTCGCTTCCCTGGACAG tTAAATGCAGATCTGAGGAAACTTGCAGTCAACATGGTTCCATTCCCTCGTCTCCACTTCTTCATGCCAGGATTTGCACCACTCACCAGCAGAGGATCCCAGCAATACCGTGCTCTCACAGTTCCAGAACTTACCCAGCAAATGTTTGATGCCAAGAACATGATGGCTGCATGTGATCCAAGGCATGGCCGTTACCTGACTGTTGCTGCCATGTTCCGTGGCCGTATGTCCATGAAAGAGGTTGATGAACAGATGCTTAATGTGCAAAACAAGAACAGCTCTTACTTTGTGGAATGGATCCCCAACAATGTGAAAACTGCTGTTTGTGACATTCCACCCCGTGGTCTCAAGATGTCTTCCACTTTCATTGGCAACAGCACTGCAATCCAAGAACTGTTCAAGCGTATCAGTGAGCAGTTTACTGCTATGTTCAGGCGTAAGGCCTTCTTGCATTGGTACACTGGTGAGGGAATGGACGAGATGGAGTTCACTGAG GCTGAATCCAACATGAATGATCTTGTGTCTGAGTACCAGCAATACCAAGATGCAACAGCTGAAGAGGAAGGAGAGTTtgacgaggaggaagaagaggaaggcGAAGCTGCATAA